The Streptomyces sp. NBC_01439 genome contains the following window.
GCCGGGACCTTCAGGTAGCCGAGGTCACGGGCGATGCCCATGTTGCGGACCATCGAGCGGCCGACGAAGGCGACCCGGCGGCCGTACTCGTGGGCGGCGTCGAGGATCTGCTGGATGCGGTGCACGTGGCTGGCGAAGGACGCCACGATGATCCGCTTCTGGGCACCCGCGAAGACCCCGCGGATGGCGTTGGAGATGTCGCGCTCGGGCGGGACGAAGCCCGGGACCTCGGCGTTCGTGGAGTCGGAGAGGAGAAGGTCGATGCCCTCTTCGCTCAGACGCGCGAAGGCGTGCAGGTCGGTGAGGCGGTTGTCCAGCGGGAGCTGGTCCATCTTGAAGTCGCCGGTGGCGACGACCATGCCGGCGCCGGTACGGATGGCCACGGCCAGGGCGTCCGGGATGGAGTGGTTGACCGCGATGAACTCGCAGTCGAAGGGGCCGAGGGCCTCGCGCTCGCCTTCCTTCACCTCAAGGGTGTAGGGGCGGATGCGGTGCTCCTGGAGCTTCGCCTCGATGAGGGCCAGCGTCAGCTTGGAGCCGATCAGCGGGATGTCCGCCTTCTCCCGGAGGAGGTAGGGGACGGCGCCGATGTGGTCCTCGTGGCCGTGCGTCAGGACGATGCCGTCGATGTCGTCGAGGCGGTCCCGGATGGAGCTGAAGTCCGGCAGGATCAGGTCGATGCCCGGCTGTTCCTCCTCGGGGAAGAGGACGCCGCAGTCGACGATCAGCAGACGGCCGTCGTACTCGAAGACGGTCATGTTGCGGCCGATCTCGCCGAGGCCACCCAGGGGGGTGACCCTGAGGCCGCCCTTGGGCAGCTTCGGCGGCGGACCGAGTTCCGGATGCGGATGGCTCAAAAGTCTCTCCTCACCACGCACGCCACGTACCCCGGAAGGCACGTGGCGCGCATGTCATTCGTGCACTTGCTGTTGTCAGTTCTGTATGTGGTTGTTCGTGCTTATTGAGTTGTGAAGTCTGTTGTCAGAGCTGTACCCCGCCGGCGGCAAGATCGATCTTGAGCTGGGCCGTCTCTTCGGCGGTCAGCTCGATCAGCGGGAGCCGCAGCGGGCCCGCGGGCAGACCCTGCAGGTTCAGCGCGCCCTTGGTGGTCATCACACCCTGGGTACGGAACATGCCGGTGAAGACCGGGAGCAGCTTCTGGTGGATCTCGGTCGCCTTCTGGACGTCTCCGCCCAGGTGCGCCTCCAGCATGGCGCGCAGCTCGGGGGTGACCACGTGGCCGACCACGGAGACGAATCCGACCGCGCCGACCGACAGGAGCGGCAGGTTCAGCATGTCGTCGCCCGAGTACCAGGCCAGGCCGCTCTGCGCGATGGCCCAGCTTGCACGGCCGAGGTCGCCCTTGGCGTCCTTGTTGGCAACGATACGGG
Protein-coding sequences here:
- a CDS encoding ribonuclease J: MSHPHPELGPPPKLPKGGLRVTPLGGLGEIGRNMTVFEYDGRLLIVDCGVLFPEEEQPGIDLILPDFSSIRDRLDDIDGIVLTHGHEDHIGAVPYLLREKADIPLIGSKLTLALIEAKLQEHRIRPYTLEVKEGEREALGPFDCEFIAVNHSIPDALAVAIRTGAGMVVATGDFKMDQLPLDNRLTDLHAFARLSEEGIDLLLSDSTNAEVPGFVPPERDISNAIRGVFAGAQKRIIVASFASHVHRIQQILDAAHEYGRRVAFVGRSMVRNMGIARDLGYLKVPAGLIVDVKTLDDLPDDEVVLVCTGSQGEPMAALSRMANRDHQIRIVPGDTVILASSLIPGNENAVYRVINGLTRWGANVVHKGNAKVHVSGHASAGELLYFYNICKPRNLMPVHGEWRHLRANAELGAMTGVPKDRIVIAEDGVVVDLIDGKARISGKVQAGYVYVDGLSVGDVTEVHLKDRKILGDEGIISVYVVVDSSTGKVVSGPNIQARGSGIEDSAFSSVIPKIEEAIARAAADGVAEPHQIQQLIRRTMGKWVSDGYRRRPMILPVVVEV